Sequence from the Hirundo rustica isolate bHirRus1 chromosome 9, bHirRus1.pri.v3, whole genome shotgun sequence genome:
CACAGAACACTTGTGGAATTCAAGAGACAGGAAAACATGGCAATATGAGAGTTGCTTCAGGGTCCAAGTCCTCGCAAGCTGCTTATATGAAAATACATTATGAGGGGAGGTAAGAGTTGCCAGCAGCCTCCTGGTGCCTCCCCTCAATTATTTGTCATAGACTATGAAGTGTCCTAAAGGGATTCAGCTTCAACTAATCCTTTCCAAAACAGTTCATTGAACAGTTCACCAACcttttcatcttcttcttcctcctcctcactaGATTCTACATCATCCATGTCTTCTTCCAGAGCACTAACACGAGGCTCAAGTTGCTCAGCTTCTTCCAGAACATACCGTTTCTAGGAGAAATTGCAACTTTATTCAACATAACTCAAGTAAGAACGAACACCTAAGGAGGCAACCACAGCTTACACAACAAGGCAGCAGCTGATCCAGCTACTGAACTTGGTGCTGTTGGGAATTCCACAACCATCTACATTTCCCAACCTGCAGTCGAGGCAGGATGATGTCACAAACACGTTCCTCATGGAGTAGCTCATCAATAAATTCATCCACGTGCATCAGCTCAAATTCTGGGGGtgaaaaatagcatttaaaagGCAAAACTAACACTACAGGCTAAAGTAAAGAAGAAACACTTCCGACAACTTATGTCAACAGGCTGTGCCACAGTTTTTAAGATTTATATTGCTAAACAGACATAAGAGTGTTTACCCCCATTTCTGTTCTGACTTTTAATTTTCCGATAGTCGTTGTACAGCGGTTCCAGGTACTTGTAGCAGTCGATGGCAGTGCCTGTCAGTCTCATGTACAGTGCTCCAAGCATTCGGACATACCTGGAAAGGAAACCTTTCCATGGATCTCGGCTTCCTGCACACTTAACAGTTTGgataaaaaaagtcttttttccccacaagttTCTGAGGAAAATCAGTACAGTGGCCAGAATACAAAACCAATTAGATTTGCTCCACCACTTCCTCGATACTGTCAAAACCACAGATATACTTTACATACACAATGTCTGTATGAGGGCATTGTCACTGACAAATAtggaaaaatactgaagaaaaccAGATTAACATGAATCCTTTAATGCAGCTCATTCCAAACGCTTTAGGCAGAGGTTTATTATCACAGAGAGCACAAGCCACAAAGATGAGCCCTTCCAACAGGCCAGATGACAAGGAGAGCAGTCttgaaagcaagaagaaaagcttGGTTTTGGGCAAGCACAGTTTACCAGGGCGCCCTGAGAGCTAAATCCCGCACTGAGGTTTCCCTGGCTGTTTTGGGCACTTCCCCTCGATACAACCCCGACAAGGGAAAAATCAACACTACAACTTACTTGAAGTCCTCGTTTTTGATGAACTCCACGATGATGTCCTTCTCGGGCTGGATCTGCAGCATCTTCAGCGTCAGGCACAAGAAGGGCGTGGGTTTAATGTTCCCTCCATAGACGCCCCCCACGTACTTCAGCTCCATGGCCTTGTCCACCACCAGCTCGGCTGCGAGAGGGACGGGCCGGGCCGTCAGCTCGGGCTCCCCCCGGGCTCCCCGGCCTCGGCCCGGCCCTGCCTCCCGCCCGCCATACCCGTGAGGCCGAAACACTCCTCCTTCCAGTACTTGGACTCGTAGATTCTCGTGCGGATGATCTTCTCCACCAGGTACTGCGGGTTGGTGCCGTGGATGCTGTGCGCGTCCTTCACCGTGCGGTTGGCCATGGCGGCCGCCGCGCAGCCCCGCTCGCCGCTCCGAGCTCAGCCCCGCTCCCGTCAGGGCCGCGCCGCCTTCCGCTTCCGCTGCTCCCTCCggggcggagccgccgccgccgccaccgcctcCGCGGCCGCCCGGCACAAACACGGCGGGGCCGCGCCTCCGCCCGGCACCAACACGGCGGGGCCGCGCCTCCGCCCGGCACCAACACGGCGGGGCCGCGCCTCCGCCCGGCACCAACACGGCGGGGCCGCGCCTCCGCCCGGCACAAATATGGCGGGGCCGCGCCTCCGCCCGGCACAAACATGGCGGGGCCGCGCCTCCGCCCGCCCCGTGCGCGCGccgccgggggcggggccccgcgCGCGCTTTGGCGCGAAGTTCTATCGCGGCACCGGCGGGAAGCGCTGAGGGGACGCGGCGAGCTGCGGCCGTGAGGGGACACCCCGGGCAAAGGGCTCCTGCTGCGGGTGACCGCGCACTGGGACAGGCAGCCCGGGGAGGCTGGGCGCTCTCCCTCGCTAGAGATATCCCAGAACGGTCCGGGCGCGATCCTGTGCGGTGCGCTCTGGGACGACCCTGCTGGAGCGGAGAGGTGGGAGCGGATAGACCGCGGTGATGTGCTGCAGTCTCACTCGCTCTGTGAGGGGATCGGGCCGCTGAGGGGCCGGGGGGGTCAGTGGCTGTGTGGCGCTGCCGAAGCCGCTCGGTGTCCCGCAGCGTGTCCCGCCCGGCGCACAGCGGCCCCTCAGCCGCCATGTGCTGCCCGGGCTGGGGCGGTGAGCGGCGctgggggctgtgtggggcttttcCCCGACTTTCCGAAAGACATTCTTAgttaggaaagaaagaaagaaaaaaaaaaaaaaggaattaaaagccAGAATGAAACCATAAGAGTTGAGCGAAAGTGAAAGGTCGGTGAGGATCTCAGCCAGCTCGCAGCGAGGTTGGGGCTCCCCGGGGCGGGCAGCCGGCCCCGCCATGGCGGTGAGGGCCGGGGAGCCGCGGGGGAATGGGAGA
This genomic interval carries:
- the PRPF38A gene encoding pre-mRNA-splicing factor 38A, giving the protein MANRTVKDAHSIHGTNPQYLVEKIIRTRIYESKYWKEECFGLTAELVVDKAMELKYVGGVYGGNIKPTPFLCLTLKMLQIQPEKDIIVEFIKNEDFKYVRMLGALYMRLTGTAIDCYKYLEPLYNDYRKIKSQNRNGEFELMHVDEFIDELLHEERVCDIILPRLQKRYVLEEAEQLEPRVSALEEDMDDVESSEEEEEEDEKLERIPSPDHRRRGYRDLDKPRRSPVVRYRRSRSRSPRRRSRSPKRRSPSPRRERHRSKSPRRHRSRSRERRHRSRSKSPGHHRSHRHRSHSKSPERSKKSHKKSRRNE